One window of the Chanos chanos chromosome 11, fChaCha1.1, whole genome shotgun sequence genome contains the following:
- the znf330 gene encoding zinc finger protein 330 encodes MPKKKTGARKKAENRKEREKQSRANREHVDVAKHPCNSAMECDKCQRRQKNRAFCYFCSSVQKLPMCAQCGKTKCMKSSDCVIKHAGIHSTGMGMVGAVCDFCEAWVCHGRKCLSTHACTCPLTDADCIECDRSVWEHGGRIFRCSFCHNFLCEDDQFEHQASCQVLEAETFKCVSCNRLGQHSCLRCKACFCDDHARSKVFKQEKGKAPPCPKCGHETQETKDLSMSTRTVKFGRQTGADDESYGYGASGYESYWKSTAFGGADQDNDEDEGKEEDYEEEDDDEDEEDEEDEDEETSEMMTCLSLNDENSSSVGEGTE; translated from the exons ATGCCGAAGAAGAAGACTGGTGCCCGTAAGAAGGCGGAGAACcgtaaggagagagaaaaacagagccGTGCCAACAGGGAGCACGTGGATGTGGCAAAACATCCTTGCAATTCAGCCATG GAATGTGACAAATGCCAAAG GCGACAGAAGAACAGAGCATTCTGCTACTTCTGTTCCTCCGTGCAAAAGCTTCCCATGTGTGCCCAGTGTG gaaaaacaaaatgcatgaaGTCATCGGACTGCGTCATTAAACATGCTGGAATTCACAGCACCGGGATGGGTATGGTG GGTGCAGTATGTGACTTCTGCGAGGCCTGGGTGTGCCATGGCAGGAAGTGCCTGAGTACACACGCCTGCACCTGCCCCCTGACGGACGCCGACTGCATCGAGTGCGATCGCAGCGTCTGGGAGCATG GCGGACGGATATTTCGATGTTCTTTCTGTCACAATTTTCTCTGTGAGGATGATCAGTTTGAGCACCAGGCTAGCTGTCAGGTCCTGGAGGCCGAAACCTTCAAAT GTGTGTCTTGTAATCGTCTTGGCCAACACTCCTGTCTGCGCTGTAAG GCGTGCTTCTGTGACGACCATGCCCGAAGCAAAGTGTTCAAACAGGAGAAAGGCAAAGCCCCACCCTGCCCCAAGTGTGGTCACGAGACTCAAGAAACAAAAGACCTCAGCATGTcaa CTCGCACGGTGAAGTTTGGCCGCCAGACCGGAGCAGACGATGAATCGTACGGCTACGGAGCGTCGGGATATGAGAGTTACTGGAAAAGCACAGCTTTCGGTGGAGCGGATCAGGACAATGATGAGGATGAAGGAAAGGAGGAAGACtatgaagaggaagatgacgacgaggatgaggaagatgaggaagatgaagatgaggagacATCAGAGATGATGACTTGTCTTAGTTTGAATGATGAGAACAGTAGCAGTGTGGGGGAAGGGACTGAGTAA